TTTCCTCATTCAGTTCTTCTAACATTCCTACtctacagataagaaaacaaagactTAGAAAATGGATAGATAGCCCAATCATAAGGCATAAGTGTAAATTTATAAGATACTGAAGTTCATTTTCTTAACCATTATGAAATACCATGCATGTGTTTACAATCTTTGTAAACATACCTATTTGTAGACATAGACACATCTAGGCCCTTGTATGAGCACATGTAAATCTAAGCTCTGCTACTGAATTTGTGCGAGTAAGGGTTGtaagcaattttttttacatttatttttcaaacaaaCCTACCAAGCCAAGCATACTGTCTATTTACTTTTAACTTATTTGCGATTTCTGATTCacataatatttctaaaaaaatcagtgctgaaaaattattaaatcaaaatAATACCATCTATTGTCATTATACTCAACTTCCAATTTATCATCAGATGGAGAAGGATTTGTTTATGTTGTGTGCAGTCTCAGCCAAATGACTATCTGGGTGGCAGAGTCAAAGCTCAATTCTGTTCTCTATGGTATCAGGACcccaagaaagaaaggagaaaagaaactaacatttttctttttatttaagtttttaaaaaaattttttagttgtagatggacacaatacattcattttatttgtttatttttatgtggtgctgagaatcaaacccagtgccttatatgtgccaggcaagcgctctaccactgagctacaacctcagacCCCAGAAtccatttaattcttacaaaTGGAGATTTCcctgatgaagaaactgaggttcagagatgtTAAATGACTTGCCATTGCACACATAGAGTAGGGCAGATCTGAGATTACAGACACAAGATTTATGTCTCAAAGTCCAGTGCTCTTTATCCAGTACCACAGTGTCTCTGAGATAATATAAAGCCACTTTTTATTGGGAGAATAATTTCCTTAAAATGTGTAGAGTGATTCACATCATTTAAAGGCAATAACAGAGAAAAGtacatggaataaaaagaaaagtatttgatCTCTATTACAAAAGACCTTGTTAGTTATAAGAAAGAAtttctggctgggcacagaggcacatccttataatcccagtgactctggaggctgagacaggaagatcatgagttcaaggccagcttcagtaacttagcaagatcctaagtgACTCAACAAGCctctatctctaagtaaaatataaaaaaagggctgggaatgtggctccatggttaagcaccctgggtttaattcccagtacaaaaaaaaaaaaaggaaagaatttctgcggttggggctgcagctcaatgatagagcacttgactagcatgagcaaggccctgggttccatcctcagtactgcaaaaaaaaaaaaaaaaaagtgtgtgtgggagGGAATTCCTGAATAAAGAGacaaagttgggctggggatgtggctcaagcggtagcgcgctcgcttagcatgcatgtggcccgggttagcaccacataccaacaaagatgttgtgtctgccgagaactaagaaaaaataaataaatgttaaaattctctctctctctgtcccccctctctctcactctctctttaaaaaaaaaaaaaaaaaagagacatagtTAAGGTCAAGAATCAGTGACCCAAACATGTGAAAGATTTTTTTATCTCTAAGAAGATCCTTTGTTATTTATCTGAAAGATAATCTAGCTAATGCAAGAAGATAAACCTGAAGTTTTTAGACTTTCTGAGTTGCAGTCCTGGGTCTAAGATCCCATGCTGCCACGCTTGCAATTTGCTGTACGTGAGTCATGTCAATAAGTGTATCTCAGAGGCTAAGTGCACACATCATTTTCAAGACTGGGGCTCCCCTCTCTGGGGACTAATAGGGAAAGTGTTTAGACCCATTAGAAAAATTTTACCTCAAATTTAAacttaagctgggcatggtggaacacgcctgtaattcaggaggctgagacaggaggatcacaaattcaaaaccagccttagcaacttagggagaccctgtctcagagtaaaaaataaaaaggactgggagtgtggctcactgagaacacccctgggttcaattgccagtaccaaaaaaaaaaaaaaaattaaacttaaaccaggactttttctttctaatctttcttttttttctatttgcagaTGACCTAACACAGATACGTGAGTTTATGGCCCTTTAATTATGCTTTGTCTAAAGATGCAAATTGGTGGATTGTAAAGAAAGTAATCGAGAAAGATTAGCCTCAAAAACTGAgggccccccaaaaaaacaaatgctggatgttttctttgatataaggaggctgatttatagtggtgtagggagggggagcatgggaggaatagacgaactctagaaagggcagaggggttggaggggaagggaggggtcatggggtaattaatgatggtggaatgtgatgatcattactatccaaagtacatgtatgaagacacaaattgtatgagtatattatgtatacaaacaaaaaaccaaagaaCTGAGGGCCCCTCAACATTATGTGCCCAATTACCATTTTAGAAAAGTTTCAAATAGGGACCTTCGTGGGGTTTTGTTTACTtccatccttccctccccaaGTTCCAATGTTCCTGCCTATAACTCAAACCAGCTTTCAGAGGGTGATCCCTTCCTCACACACTCTCTAGCCAGTAGCGGGTAAAACCAGGAtgtgaattcttacattttattgaATCTTTTGACATTAGTTTGACCTTTGGGGAATTTTTCTGGTTTCTCCCtccaatttcctttctcttttctctcattcCTCAGAATACAAAGTCTCCATCTCAGGAACTGATGTGATTCTGTCGTGCCCTCCAAAAATTCTGCAGGGCACAATAAATTGGGAAAGAAATGATGGAAAACTAGAAGGCGAAAATGACGAACAACTGTTACTGAAGAATTTTTCTGAAATGGATGACAGTGGTTATTACGCCTGctacacacccccaaaacaaaaagagaatatCCATTATCTGTACCTGAGAGCTAGAGGTAACATTCTCCATGACTTCTCCAACCCAATTCACAGTCCTCTGATGTCCCAGTGCTTCCTTCTATACTCAACCCTGGGAgtgtccaaggccacacagcatcAGTATTTTCTAGAACAGATTAAAAACCAATATGGGGCTGTCTGGATAATCTCAGTTAGCTCTTGGTCTAAAATAGCAACTTCCCAGGGGACAGGCTTGGGTCATTTGGATTGTGTCACACCCAGAATTACAATATGAGTTTATCTGATGCTTTATCCAGAGATACATTCTTTAGAGGGACTTGCAAAGGAAGCCAAAGCCACTGTTTTTAAACCGTCTAAACTAGAGTATAATAATGAAATCACAAGAAGAGCTAACATTTATCGAGTGCTTATAAAATTTCAAGCACTGAACTtgccagggatttttttttccatgtattctTCTCAAAAGCCATATGAGTTAAGTACTACTTTATtaccattttgtagatgaagaaacagagattTTGTGAGTCAAAAATACATTGCACAATTTCCATAACTAGTGAGTAATGAAGCTAGGACCTGAACCCAAGACCGTTGGACTATAGCTTGCTAATTGTTATCGTTGTTATAAACATATTGAAGGGAAGGGCCTGTGGCAAGTGTGTGAGTATTGAGGGGAAAATCGCCTTCATCTgttcctccctcttctccagtGCCCTGATATCTtcccttctctgtcatttctcttctctctgcccctGGTCCCGGTAGTGTGTGAGAACTGCGTAGAGGTGGATCTGACGGCCGTGGCCACAGTCATCGTAGTCGACATCATTGTCACTCTGGGCTTGCTGATGCTGGTTTATTACTGGAGCAAGAATAGAAAGGCCAAGTCCAAACCTGTGACACGTGGAGCAGGCGCTGGTGGCAGGCCCAGGGGTAAGAGCTGTGTCAGAGAACATTCCCATCAAGGTGGTGTCCAGCCTGGGACAGGGTGGGCAAGTCCCTAGGAAAGTTGAAACTGCTTCCTTAGAACATTTACTGTTCTACCAAGGTCTCCTTCTCCAAGACCActcctctccttcccaccctAGAAAAGTGTGACCACACTTAGGAAAATGAAGGGCTTCCTCAAATGCTTATCAGTGCTCTGCAGTAATCAGATCCCACCCTCAGGCTGTGAGGAGAGAGACTTTGGGGTGTTCCTGCCTTTTCCTTTCTGTTCCCCCATGGAAAGAAATGATAGGAGGACTTGGGCTAAGGAAAGTCACAAAATGATAAGAACAGTGTGGGGGTCCTTAGGGATGggattgaagaaagaaaatgaaaagggcacTGGATGGAAAACGGGAGATGTGGAGGAGAGACAAAGGGGACTGTCAACCTTGAGCTGGGTCTCACTGGGACACTCAGCATTGCAACATTGGGGTTCCCCCCCTGGAGATGAatatttctcccttccctcctctgtaGGACAAAAGAAGGAGAGGCCACCACCTGTTCCCAACCCGGACTATGAGGTAACAGGGATGAAGTGGacagggagaggtggggaggaggagcaTGCCCTTCTAGGGGGGAGGGAACAGGTAGGACTGTCCCTCTCTCACCTGCCAGATACTTTGAAAGCCCTAGGAAAACTCACCATGGGACCACTTCTGCCTCTTTCATGGCAGAACAGGCTAAGAGGTTGTGTGGCTTCCACACCCATGAAGAGGCCGGAGGGTGGGAATATacccctctctctgcttcattcATTGGCTGGGATATAGCCGTGGAAACATCACATATGTGAGGTCTAATATGATAAATTCAGGACTGATGTTGCACTAGCATATACTAATGTAGTCAAACAgttattaaaatatgataatgCTTCATTGGTAAGTAGCCCCAAGCCTCCCGCCATCGCACCCACACATACACTCTCAGACATCACAgcccttccctctgcctcttGACCTGGTGACTAAGCAGCTAATGCCTGGCCTAGGGGAGGATCACCAGAATTGTTCTCATTGGTTGGTGGGTGTGCACTAATAGTTATCACATATTTTTATTGTCACACCTGGAcccattctacaaatatttaagcATGTGATATTTACTTTCCCATGAGTGACTTAATTTAATCCTGACAAAAGCcctgagcacttgcctagcataagaAAGGGCCTAGGTTCAAAACccagtatttctctctctctctctctctctctctctctctctctctctctctctctcacacacacacacacacacacacacacacacacacacacacacacacctgagagGTGAGTCTTTAGActcccatttttaaaataggaaagttGAGGCTCACAGAAGTACAGAATCCATGCAAGTCTACTACCTGTAAGGACCAACTTGGAATTCCCAGGTGCCTCCTGACTCCAAGCCCAGCATCTTTCCACTGCACTACAGCTAGATCTCCAGAGCCATTTTCCCCCATGAACTACTTCCTCCACCCTTCTAGCCACCCCTCTCTGTTCTACCCCCAGCCCATCCGGAAAGGCCAGCGGGACCTGTATTCTGGCCTGAATCAGAGAGGAATCTGACAGCTCTGGAGGATCGCCTACGTCTGCCTCTCCCTAGGCACCCTGCAATTCCTTGTTCCCTGGACAAGTTTTGGACCCTACAAGAGAATTGTTCTTCAGTCTCACGGTGAACTCACAACATCCTGCAGAATTTTCTTTGGCTCGCTCCTTCCTGCCATCTCTACCTGCTGCCCAGTTCTAGGATTTTTCTGCTTCATTGTCCTTTGAAACATCATGGCTATTCAGCCCCTTACACCCAGCCTGCCTGTCAGGATATTTATTTCTGTGATTCACTCCTGGCcaattcttcccttcccccacacAAATATTTCTGCCTTCAAATCCCTCCTTTCTCTGCATATAAATTGTCCCTCAttctgtaatcacagtggcttgggaggctgaggcaggaggatctcaagttcggagcagcctcagcaacttagtgaggccctaaacaactcagtgagaccttgtctttaaataaaatatataaaagggctggggatgtggctcagtatttaagtgcctctgggttcaattcccagtaccaaaaaaaaaaaaaaatgatccctcATTACTAACAATTTCATTTAACTTTCCATTTTCCcagtgcgctctctctctctctctctctctctctctctctctctctctctctctctctctctctctctctctctctctctctctctccagccttCTTTGTGGGGGACTGGGTAAATGTTGGCAGAGGCCCTGGCCCAGAGTTAGCCCTGAGCCCCCTTCCCTGGCTCTTACTGCAGGCTACTGGATGGTCATTCGCAACTCCATGAATGCATGTAAGCTCCTCTCCAcaacagagaaaacaaataaagtgTGTTTGGCTGAAAGAATTGCTGTCCCTATTTTCTGGCATGTCCTCAGAGGCTACCTTGCTTCACAAGATAACTCAGGTGTTCCTCACCTTTGGTTCCATTTAGTACACATTTAATATTCCATTTAGTACTGCAAGTACTACCTGTTTTTCTGGCCGGTAGAGGTATTATCTGAAGCTCACTTTAAAGAGGGAAATGGAGGCATGGATGGGGAAGTGCAGATACAGAAAGTTTAATTCCTCTTGGAGGAAAACACCAAAGGTGGCAGAGAGTGACTGATAGGTCCCTCATGGAGAAATCAGGTCATAAAATGGGCAAGATAgaagtaatcccagcagctcggcaggctgaggcaggaagatcatgagttcaaagtcagcctcggcaacttagcaaggccctaagcaactcagtgagaccctgtgtctaaataaaatatttaaaaatactggagatgtggctcagtggttaggcgcccctgggttaaatcccccgtaccaaaaaaaagtCCATAAAAAGGTAGATCAAGGTAACAGATATGAACAGTGGAGGTATAAGGGGGACCTTGGGGACGGGACACAGGTTTCTGCAAGCTGCCGGGAAGAGCTGCTGAGCTGGGCTGGGGGCAGTGGAGGAAGGAGGtacccctccctcctgctctagAGGCAGCTGCCTGCAGCTAGAAGCACTGTGGGTAAGCCGGGTAAGCCGCACAGGATGTGGGCTGCACTGGGATGGGGGGGTGCAGCAGCCGGGGGCCCAGGCCAGTGTGGGAAGGCTTCGTTCTCAGTCTCCCCTGGCTCACACTCAGCTTGCTGAGAGAGGAAGCCAGAGCATGAGCAAACTGTGCTAGTCCAGCTCAAACCAGCGTGCTCTCTCTGCATTCAGAAATCTCCCTTGACCAAAGAGCTAATTACAAGTGTGACCACAGCTAAAATTACCTTTTGTGAATAGCACAAAAGTGTGAGCATCCTGCACATGCTCAGATTGGGCTATGGCTACAGATTCTGATTGTTGGCCCCTGTTGAAGGGTCACTTCTTTCCCTGTAAGCATCAGCACTTAAGCTCAGAGCCTCAGTGATTTTGCCCATCACTAACTGTTGATCAGTAGGCTGGCCCAGGGATGGCAAGTGTTGTCCCAGGTATACTTGATTATGCACAGTCAAGGGAAGACATAGCTCAGCATGATAAAGACAATAATAACAACTCAcacttattgagcatttactatgctCCAGAAACTGTGCTTGGCCCTTCACAGCTGTAATCTGATTTAATCTTTAGAATGACTCCACAAGATAGATGTGTTGCTCTTGCTTTACAAATGAGGAtagtgaggctcagagaagttaggtCTTTTGCTCAAGTCACAGTTAGTGAAGGGCAGGGCTGGAATCAGTAGCCAGGGTTATCCAACTACAATGGTCTCAACATCTACCCTACTGATTGCAATCTAAGAACTGCTCTCCATCCTGTCAAATGTCCTTGGAAAAATAGATGGACAGGTTGAATGTGGAGTTAAAATAGAGAGCAGGGTTCCTACTTGGGGCAGAAACAGGATAAAGGTGAGAAAGATAAGCAGGATGCCAGGGATGCAGAAAGTAGGAGGGTTATACTTTTAAGAAGAACCACAGATTGCAGTAGGATTACAGTAAAGGTGGGCACAGTGGAGAGGGGTAATGGAGAATAAAGGAAagattaaaaagagagaagatcaGTTTCTGACACTGACCAAGATGGAGTAACAAGAATTGGATTTACCCTTCTGCATATTCAATTAAAACGTGAGaccaaaaaaaatagttaaaacaattttaaagacatcGGACAACAGGCAACTGTGGACAATGATTCCTGAGAAATGGGAAGCATGGTGAATCCTAGGATTGCTCTGGTTTATGGTCTAGAAATAATTTTCATCTGTGTGGCTCAAGGAGGAAGAACCTAAGGAGAGCCCAGAGATCTCCCTGAGGGCAGGCAAGGAAGATGTGAGGCCAAGGAGTCTTGGAGGAGAGTTTGCAGGAGAGAGTGTAAGAGAAGAAAATTCTTAATAAGGACACCAGagatctgaagaggagccctgcaGTCTTCAGCTGAATAGTGATCAATATACGCCAGAGAGGAAACTGCAAGAGGTCCAAGAACCACTTGAAAgaattagaggcagggtctcacatAGCACTAGAAATAACTGCTATGACCTCATAATTCAAGGGAGGTTAGGAAAAACTGTGTGCTCACATGAAAGAAGAAGCAAGTGATCTCTCTAGAGTTTCTTCCATAAGGCCAATAATCATGTTCCTGACCTGCtcaccttccaaaggccccacctcctaacacTATCACCCCAGTGCTCAGGGCTTCAACAAATTGCAGGGAGAGGGGGTGATATAACATTCAGGCCATATAGTTATGAAcaattttatgccaataaattaaACAACTTAGATGGAAAGGATACACTTGAGAAAGCTCATTGAAGATGCAATAGATATCCTGAATAGccctttatttattaaataagttgAATTTGTAGTTAAAAaccttttcaaaaagaaaatcccCAGTCCAAATGGTTCTCTAGAGAAATCTATCaaaactttaaggaaaaaaataataccaattcTATGCAAACTCAGGCAGAAAACTGAAGACTTATCCTTTGGAAACCAGACTTACTTGTCAATACAAGTCTAGTTGATTTTATATGT
This portion of the Ictidomys tridecemlineatus isolate mIctTri1 chromosome 4, mIctTri1.hap1, whole genome shotgun sequence genome encodes:
- the Cd3e gene encoding T-cell surface glycoprotein CD3 epsilon chain, which codes for MQSSTLWGVLGLCLLSAGAWGQEDDEENDDLTQIQYKVSISGTDVILSCPPKILQGTINWERNDGKLEGENDEQLLLKNFSEMDDSGYYACYTPPKQKENIHYLYLRARVCENCVEVDLTAVATVIVVDIIVTLGLLMLVYYWSKNRKAKSKPVTRGAGAGGRPRGQKKERPPPVPNPDYEPIRKGQRDLYSGLNQRGI